A single window of Cervus canadensis isolate Bull #8, Minnesota chromosome 17, ASM1932006v1, whole genome shotgun sequence DNA harbors:
- the DTD2 gene encoding D-aminoacyl-tRNA deacylase 2, with protein sequence MADSGRTPQARALLQQCLHARLQVRPAEGDVEAEWVEVQRGLVIYVCFFKGADKELLPKMVNTLLNVKLSETENGKHVSILDLPGNILIIPQATLGGRVKGRSMQYHCNSGKEEGLELYSQFVNLCKKELAANSKCAEAGVVVKHGTYGNRQVLKLDTNGPYTHLIEF encoded by the exons ATGGCTGACAGTGGCAGAACGCCTCAGGCCCGGGCCCTCCTGCAGCAGTGCCTGCACGCCCGGCTGCAAGTACGCCCGGCCGAGGGGGACGTCGAGGCCGAATGGGTGGAG GTTCAAAGAGGATTAGTGATCTACGTGTGCTTTTTCAAGGGAGCTGATAAAGAACTTCTTCCCAAAATGG TTAATACACTGTTAAATGTGAAATTAAGTGAAACAGAAAATGGCAAGCACGTCTCTATATTGGATCTACCTGGCAACATTCTTATCATCCCTCAAGCCACCCTTGGGGGTAGAGTAAAAGGAAGAAGCATGCAGTATCACTGTAACTCTGGAAAAGAAGAGGGATTAGAACTTTATTCCCAATTTGTGAATCTCTGTAAAAAAGAATTAGCTGCTAATAGCAAGTGTGCTGAAGCTGGGGTTGTCGTGAAACACGGTACTTACGGTAATAGGCAGGTGTTAAAACTCGACACCAATGGACCGTACACACACCTAATTGAGTTTTGA